The genomic window CACAGCCTGTGTTTCAGAGACCACAGATATAAAGGATATGTCTACACAGATAAATATGAGCAATTAAACTCTTCTCAGCTACTGAGCCAGCTGGATATCAGGTGATGCACTAAATACCAGGTAGGCACTGGCAACCTTAATAAAAAGTAGCCCTGTTATCTGAGCCACACTGTTCTGTTCGGGAGGTGAGATCCAGCCATGCTTTGATTAaaggcttctcttctgtcacaTGTCCTCTCCTGCACTGATGTAGCATATTGTTGACCTTTTCCTTTGTTGCAGCTGACCATCAACTAGAGGTAAATTTTCCCATCCAGCTCTGATTCTGTCATTGTTTCCTACAGCAGCTTCACTAAGTGCATTAACCTATCCTGCCTGCTTCCTCCCATGCTAAATGTTTTACATTAGTCTTTCTTGATGCCTATAATACTTTAATAGCTGTGTAAACAGAGGGTTGCTAGGTATTTTTTCATATCACAATGTTTTTTCCATCATAAACCATTATTGTGTCATTGTTCCCTCTCAGGCACTCTGTTCACAACATTCAACCCAGCCTTTTTTTAGAATAATAACCAAAAAAAGTAGTTCCAGTATCAATTTGCTTCATACCGGAGTAAAGTGCAGAGTAAGTGacaaaacaaaatgtaaaatCCAAAATCTGAAGAGGTCTAGGCTTCAGTGTCTCATTTAATTTCACAGAGGAGCCACAATACACCATTAGCTGTTCCCAAGGAAAAGGAATCACTTAAGAGATCACAGCTCACGTGTGATCAGGTGATCAATGTTTTCAAGTCACTCCAACTGCCCACTGAATTGGAGATACTCCCCCTGCCACTGGCTAAGGATCCAGCCTATCCTCTTCAGCAGAGTTACAAAGATCTAGACACAATTGTGTACATATCTCTGTTCAGTTCCAGAAGCCTGGAAGGTTAGGAAGGGTCTGCATGGCATCAAGGGAGACATCGTTAATGTCTCTGCTTGAGCAGAATGTGGTTTCCAGACATAAGTATTTGTTTGGTGCAGCACAGAACgtgctcacaaaaaaaaaaaaaagtggcaaaTGACAAAGTTTTGGGAGGTGACCCTactgttgttttatttctgcttatTTGCACTGTATTATAGTTTCATATTCAACCCCACATATGCCCACATCGGGAGTAGCTGATGCTCAGAAACCATGAATTCAGCATTCTTCATTGAAGAGAGCACTTTCCCTCTTTGATTCTAAAGCTGAGGACACTCCCTGGGCCTTCCTTCAGCAAAACTGGCCACAGCTGCTGTTCCTGGCTAAGAAACTCAGACCTAAAGCAATTCTCAATGCTAACAGCCAGAAAAAACCCTCAGCTTACTGGGAACAAACCAGTATGTCAGAACTGCCTGAAAATCTTAGTTGGATTCCAAGATGAGAACGAGCCATGGAACTCAGTTCAGGAGTTTTATGTATTAGAAGTGGTTGTTGGGGGTGTGATGGAACACGATGTGACAGAAGAGAGGTTGGGCCCCCAATTCAGTTCTCATATTCTAGAGAGGCAGCAGCAACATGAGTGTGGTCTTCAGCCACATTTGAGCTTGCTGAGGGTTATTTGGTCTGATTTTGGTTATTCCCCACCATTTTGACATCCATGTGTCCTCTTAGATTTGGTCTTGCCTGTAAAAGGTGAACAAGCCTTGGGAGGATAAACTCTTGGGAGGATgcaattaacattttaaaagtataaATGTAAGAATGGTGCAACTCTGTCCTCAGACCTGGCCTTGCTGAGACAGAACAAACATAAACAAGCTCATGGCTGGCTCTCTGCCTTGTGATTTTCCAGGTGTCCCTCACTAGCCCAAGTTACTGCTGACAAACTCCACCTCAGCAACACTAACTTGCCATTTCTTTGACTTCTTGTCATGCTGTAATTTCAGCGACTGCAACCTGAGCCAGGGCACGTGTGGGTGAGCAAAACACAGCTCTGAATGGAaccttgtggagcaaaaggaaaagaaaaccatacCAGAGCATTCTTGGGAGTGTGCTAGATTACATTAATGATCTGTGACAGTTGCAATATCAGAATAACTCTGATTTTTATGCCCTCTTCAGTGAAAATATAGGGTTTAGGGATAGCTCAGCTAAAACCCACAAACCCCACTGCGACAGAGCCTTACTTTTCCTACACACAGCTCCTCATTAATCAcctgcagctttttaaaaatcaaatatttagaGAATCATATTTGGTTAAATAGCACTTTTATAATGTCCAGTGTTCTAGTTCAATACCTACTACTCATCTGCACTATGAAATCTGCAACTGCCTGGGAAACTTACTCTAAAATGCTGCCATGGAAACCACTCAGGAATCTGAATTCATGCCATCTGGCATATGATATTATGCCATTATATTCCTTGATTAGAGAAATATAATTAGTTTATAGAAGAACATGACTTAAAATATCTTTACTGTGTTTCTGTCTTCAATAATCATCTGTGAAAGaagttaaaatattaattttgtagTCATTTTAGTGTTTTTTAGTTTCTGTTGAATTACACATTTATGCATTATGTATTAAACATATAACTGTCTTCATATTGATGAAATTAATCtagtactggaaaaaaaaaccctaagcaTTTTGCACAAGAAGAGGCATGTGTACTTTCTTGTAAAACAGAATTCAGTTTCCCACATCAGTTTCTCAACACCTGAGATCCCTATTAGACCAACATGAAAGATCCAATGGTTTAATCTTGGAAATACTGAAACAAACTCATAAATTTTCAAAAAACACTCCCTTTTTTTTGAAGCAAAAAAGAATGAAGTAGTTTAATCTGAGTGAATGAGGGTTTGCATTATCTAGCCAAAGCTCTTTTACTAGAGGTCTGGCCAAATATCTGTAACAATGACATCTGCAGTGTGTCCAGATCTGAGAATTTGGCAGGCATTTCTAAATTACCACCCAACACAGTTGTTGATGAGTTGTTTGTGAGAGAAATCTGTAGAATGAAATAGAAACACTGAGCGGTGTCAGAAGTAACCGAGTGCAAGCCCAGCAGTTTTGTTAATCATCTCCTGTTAACATCCTGGAGCTTAATTGCTTCAAACTAACTTTGGATTTGTTTGCACAGCTTACAATAGCAAATAGTGCCTAGAAATCTGTAATAGTCCCCTCATCAGAAATACTCCAAATAGCAGCAGCGCAGAAGAGCTTAATTAAGGACGTGTTTGTCTTACCCAGCAGTAACTAAATAGCCAGTTAGAAGGACAAAAGCCTCCAGCTGAAACACTCCTGGCAGTTGATAAAAACAATGGGGCTGTCCTAGAAGGACTTGGCAAAGCCAGGAAGAAACAAGTGCACAGAGAAATTCTGACCTGCTTGctaggaagaaaggaaggaaacaaaaaaccatGAACGACTGAAAGAACTCCTCTGTGGTTAAATGTAAGTCTTCTTGGCTTGGGCCCCAGGGACAGGAAGGCCTGGATTCTGTCCTGTTCAACAGAGAAAAGGTGATGGAGGATGATTGCTCACAGGGTTAGGGTTCTCCAGGATGATTAGCCAGGCTCTGGTCTGTGTGTTACATGTTTCAGTTTGGTGCTTTTCTCAAAAAATCTCTGAGCTAAACGGGATGACCAGTTGCAGATAGCAGAAATAAAATGATGCTAAACTTGGAGCAGGTGGCGCTGACAAAAAACCTCGGTAGCAGGAATGGGTAGAATGATGAATGTGAGCAATGCACCATGGTTCACattctgctgctgtggtgcCAATGAATCTGAAAATGAGAACATTCATCAGAAGTTGTCACTTGTTAGGCCTCAGCTGCAGTGGTGCTGAAGTTATCTAAGATTTCTGTATATATTTACTGTAACTGCTACTGTAAGTACTGAAGCAGATGTTCACTGGCACCTCTCTGAAGGAACAGGAACACACCTACCAGATCAATTAAGCCAGAACTTCTATGTGCATCATTTGGGTCTTAGTTCACTTGGCTGCCGAAATGGCCCTTGCTCTAGCCCCAGCTGTTACCTTCTGATAGcttaaaaccaaaagaaaatttgCAAAGAACTGTAAATCCCCCAGGAAAAAATGTCAGGGTGGCCAAAGAATAGGGTATTCTTTATAACATTATAAATTAACTCAATAAAAATGAAGCAGGACCATGAAGAGCAGGGTGAAGTGAAAGCAGCTGGTTAGTGACTGTTACAGGGTCCACATGCTGTAAGGAAATCCAGACAAGTTTATCTGTACTTTTAAACTAATTTGTTGAGGAAGAAACCAAAGCAGCTGTTACATTAGAACAGCTGAGGTATCAGTAGCTGCCTCTGCTGCAAACATTGTTTCTCTGCAGGAAGCACGAACTTTTCTGCAGCCTCATGGTTCCGGTTCCATTCGTGtctaaatatgaaaaaataaaatactctgGGGAGAATACTTTAAACAGTTGTGCATGGACAGCTGCACACTCCAGTCCTGATTTTATAACAGGACAAACAATGAGTGCAAACCACATCCATTAAGTACTCATTTCAGGAACAGAGGAGAGCGCTAAAAATGGACCTGTAAAAGGAAACCAATCACTGACAAAAAATCAGGATTGTCCAAGGCTTAATCTTACCTTGTGCAGATGGTCTGTGTGTCACACAGACAGTAAGAAAGAACAGCAGTTCCTCCAGTTCCTCTCACATTATTTTTCATaactccagccccagctctgcagtgctggtgggaccctgcagcagctcaagtGCAAAGATGAGATCCAAGTATttacaatattttttcattatgcAAGGATTACACTGGTGCTGCTTTCAGCTAAATCTGTTCTGGTATTTACTCATTACTAACAATATAGACTTTggtaaatggaaaatatttatatgaCAAAAATATCTAAGAGCAATTTTTCCCCAGTGTAACATGTCAAGGTttcttgtttgttgtttttgttgttgatggtggtggtgtttggtttttctttgtttgttcatttgttttttctcttaagAAATTCTTTTACAAAGCTGAAACTCTTGGGGAAAAGGTTTCAGCTGACTAAGCACTGCCATTCATTCTACTCACCAGCTTCCCTCTCTCTGTGTGTGATCCTCAACATCTAGATCTGATTTTGGATGTTACATTTCTGCTACTGGAAAATTCCGAAGCTGCTCTGAGCCCCTGATGCAGCTCCCTTTGAAGTCAGTGACATCCTTATTTTGTCATTTAGTGAGAGATGGATCCAGTTCACCATGAAAAATGTTGTTCTTGCTGATTGTCTCCCATAGCTGGCACAGGAGAACACACAGCAAGGCAAAATATCAGGGAGGTCTTTGCTGGCAGATTTCAATTCTAAGGGGGATTTTCAGAGGGCTATCTTTAAACCTAGTAGTCACCAAGAGACTCTAATTACTGTCTAAATTACAAAAAGTGACACTTTCATTTTAATCCTGTTTGGGCCAGAGGAAAGTGTACATCTCCAGTGAAAAAGAATTCTAATGCAGAACTTTCTGAAAAGCTAGTGGTAGGCAGTCGAGAGGTATTTTTCTTTAGATGTGGCTGatgttttaaacaaataaataaccaGGCCATAATGTAATCTGTAATAGGGAAATATTTGATCCATGGTGGGTTTGAGGGGCAGAGAGGATATACACTGCATGTTCAGCTGGGGGGAGTGGTGAGAGAGGAAATGGAAGGCCAATGTAGAGGAGAGTTTGTGTCTAATCCATTAGAGGAGCAGCTCAAGAGTACTCCTGTGATGTGAAAATACATCAAGCCTTAGGTTGATTGCCTGGggaatattgctgctagcacaGGATTTTAACTTGTGCAcccaattattttaatttgccAGGAGCTCAATTTGAAGTATACAATAAGTCTAAAAGGAATCTGCTGGAATGAATAGGGGAGATATTGGAAATGTGGAGGAAGGGACCATGAAGGTTTTTCATTCTCAGGTGATGAATTTGTCTTCTGGCAGTGGCCAGCACTTTTGTTTCCACTTAGACCCAGCTCTTTGCACTCACATACAGATTTCCTCCCATCTCTTTGGCAGTTGTGTTAGTTAAGACGTGCCAGGAGCTGCATTCAAACTCTGAAGAGTGAGAGATGTGACCAATGTGTTACCTAAGTGCCTAGTTTAGTAGACAGTCCTTTAAGGTCTTTTTAGGAATAATCAGAAAGAAACGTGTTTGACTTTGCCAGAGCTCATGAAATTCAGTGCCAATAAAACAGTGAGAAATATGTGTGTACAGCTAGATGGAATGGGATTAATCCCATGAGAATGTGCCTCACAGACACCTTCACaggcacacacagaaaaaaaatgtaatttttttgaaGTAACCAATTAAAGCTGTGCAATTAGCTGTTTGCCACATAGAGCAGCAGATGAAGAAACTGCTGTAACTACACTTCAATCCCTGATCACAGAATTGTCCTCTAAAATTCTTGTTAAAATGTGTTGTAGATGAAGATGGTTTGCCATGATCTGCCTAAATATGATTCAGTGACCACAGTCAGAAACATTTGAGAGATAAGAGTAAGGCTGATGTAGAAGGTAATATCTCAGGACCTGATGAACCTAGATGTCACTTAGAAATATCTGTATTTCCTAGAAGGAAGAAGTACTGACATGGTAGTTTCTATGTTCAGCTGCTACTGCTGAGGATCTGTAGCCTCACCACACTGAAACTGCATTGAAGCTgagcaaaaaaatcaaaaagttaACTTTGTAGGGCATTCCAATCAAACCTAGCAGGCTCTTTCAATTGAAGTATCTTTGATTTCTTCTCTCATCATTTTTAAGCAGACTATGCCTgtttataaaaaaatatgtaaGTGTCTTTGCAGACCAGAAGTCTTTTTCCAGGAACATAAAAATAGCACTTGATGTGAAAgcgagagaaaaaaaaaaattctccaagGCCCTGATGAGTCTGTAAACATAATTattaattcaatttttattCATATCCACCATTTTCTTACACTTCATGACTCACAAAGAGCCGTCCTTTGTTTCCAAGCCAACATCATTTTTATAACCAAAAgagcttttgtttttgttttgttatttcacTGAAGAGCTGCAATCTCTCACCCAAGAAAACAGATGTACCTTCTGCAAATATGCACACAACTTTTGAAAAGCCAATGATTTTATCCTGAAATGTTGGACTATCACCAACACAACAGTGGAGGTGCTGACACCTAAAACATGATCAGGCAGGTTCAGTTAATGCTGACCCCTCAAAGGCTCAAGTGATCCAGCAATCGCTTCCACTGATTTCAGCAACATCAAGCAGCTACAGCCCTCTGTTTTGAGCAAGGAAGATTAAAGAAATGGCACTTCCTATTTGAAAGCACAGAGAGACGTCCTGGGCTGTAAGTCCTGAACCTGTTGATGTGTTTAAATGGCTGCTTCAGTAGCTCTCTGAGATCTTACTTCTACTTTACCTTCCCAGTACAGCTGTGATACagtcccagcagcaccagcacctcCCAGGCTTCCTTTGCCACGGGCACTGCACCTGGAGCCGGATCAAGAGATGCTGCTCCAAGAACCTGAAGCCACTTTAAGCCTCTCTGGaggccagggaatggctggttTTGAGGGAAAGAGTTCCATGCTAAGAAACAGCACAGATGCACATATTCCACGTGCAAGGGGGAGACAGAGCCAGGGAAAAGAGGCgagtaaacaaaaaaattttaaaaagcaagccCATACACAAGGGTTTATGAGGAAAGGATTGTGCTGAATATAAGATGTAAAGATGGTAAATCAACTTCTAGAAGATGCCTGTAAGTATTTGAAAATGTTCAGTTTGGACTTTTTGAAAACATTATGGCATTGATAAATGAatctaaagaaaaagaagtaaataCATTAGAAGCTTAATGTTTTTGAACACGATGTTCTTCAGAGACTTTGCACACTGCTTTTAGtcattgatttattttcttaaattgtCACATACTTAAGCCTTTTATCAGTGCCAGGAATCCTGAAAGGCTAGGAAAGTAGCTGTCTTAAAGGTTAGTTTAAATGTGTTCTTAAACAGTTTCAGTGATCAGACTCCTTTGAGATGATTTGGAACacttttgccttttatttttaacaattgTACACCTTCCTGTGCCATTGCCATTGACCTCTCCGTCAGAGAGGTCTTGCTCCTGTGGAAGAAATTAGCTGAACTTGTCATCAAATAGATGGTTATTTCAACAGTGAACACACTTAAAGACCACAGGCAGTGACAGATATTGTACAGAAGCAGAGTCAAAACACTGTCTCAGTGAGTTCCCCCTCTGAATCAGAAATGAGTCCTTGTAAGTGgccaaggagggagggaagggtggATGGAAATACAAAAGAATATAAACGCTACTCACACAAAAGCTGTCTGTGTGAATCAGTGATGTTCGCATTCTCATGCCAGAAGGGGTTTATCAAAGGGTAACATTCACTCCTCACTAttagaaaaaggggaaaaacaatggggaaaaaattacacTATAATATCTTTTTGCTATATATATAGAGTTATCTTTTACATGTACATATAATTCGTTTAATATTAGCTGCTTTTAGAACAGCCATTCCTAGttagggaagaaaaggagaggaTTTTCAGTACACAGCATCAGCTGCTCCCATGGGGCCTGACCGCTGGAGTCAACAGGGAAACATCTGCTCCTTGCAGTGGGGATCAGAGTACAGCAAAGGGAGAATCCCTGTAACCTGCTCCCTCTCCTTGCTCCTCTGGAAGCAACATCCTTTCTTGCCTATGGCAAACATTACTTACTCCTGGCTTTTAATGgtgaaatcaaaaccaaaagttATGTGCTTAGCATATAAATCAACCACATGGGAAAAATCCTAAGTATTAATATATAGGACTATAATAATCcaatattattatatataataatacttatatttaaattaatggTATTGTTTATGCAAATAAACTATATGGTGTTTATCTTTCTACtctttatattattatttatcaTTTTAATGGCTTTAACCCAGAACTTTTGCCCCTTAATACCCTGAGCCAAATGAAAAGACATCTCCTTCCTTCTAAATGGTTAAGGTTTATTAGATTAGCTTGAATTAAAAGTTAATGTAATATTAGGTTACAGTAGCAGAAAATTCGCTCTCCCTATGTCTCCTCCGGCAAGTGACACGGGAGGTATTGACAAGGCACTGCCCACGGGTCCCGGGCACGGCCGGGGAGCGCTCTTACCTTGAACCACGTAGAGCCGGAGCTGCGAGGACAGCGGGCACTGcccgccggcgctgccccgaGCCGGACCCCGCAGCCGGACGGACCGCCAGACCCCGCACCCAGACCCCCGCAGCCGGACCCCCGCAGCCGGACCCCCGCAGCCGGACCCCCGCACCCAGACCCCCGCAGCCGGACCCCGCAGCCGGAGCGCTCCGCTGTCCgggcccgccgcccgccccgctcacCGCGGCAGGTCCGCCAGAGCCCCGAGTGCGAGCTGAGCGCGTCCGTGCCGTTCCGGGACGCCTCCAGCTTGGAGGCATCGATGATGTACCAGAAGTCGGTCGCGATGGCCACCACGAGGAAGATGAAGCTCGAAAGTCCCACCAGGGCCACGAAGAGGGAGAGCGCGCCCAAGTTAACCCTCATggtgccgccgccgctgccgcgcctcgcccggccccgcggccgcgcagGTAGcgcgccccgagccccgccccGGCTGCTCCGCGCCCCGCGGGCGGAGCGGGgaccccgcggccgccgccggcccggcccggccccacagagaccccgctgccccccgcccgccctccAGCCCCGACCCCGGCCGAGCCCCGCACGCGTGTGCGCAGCGAGCGCGGAGCCCTGTGCGATGGGGCGTGCCAGCGCTGCCTCACAGAGAGGGACACCTGGCAAAAACACGGGCATGGGGATCCCGATCGCCCCGGCAGCTTCGGGATGGGCTCACCTCAGAGGAGAGAAAGATCCCGGATTCCAACCACCGCTGTCTttgaggggaggagggagcagaaGCCGAGGTTTGGGGAGCAGTGACAGGGTTGGTGCTCCTGCAGCCTTTCTGGTATATTTACAAGAGATTCCCTCTTGTTCTGTGCCTTCCAGATGCCGACCTCAAAAAGCCAGTTCTAACCTAATTTGAAAGGTGGTGTGAG from Aphelocoma coerulescens isolate FSJ_1873_10779 chromosome 14, UR_Acoe_1.0, whole genome shotgun sequence includes these protein-coding regions:
- the TMEM114 gene encoding transmembrane protein 114 isoform X2, with the translated sequence MRVNLGALSLFVALVGLSSFIFLVVAIATDFWYIIDASKLEASRNGTDALSSHSGLWRTCRVRSECYPLINPFWHENANITDSHRQLLSLVTLTGISVYIAYSAAAFQEAVCLLRSKDLLVEIDIRFGWSLALVWISFVAEVLTGAVFLLAARVVGLKRQREQAL